Genomic window (Numenius arquata chromosome 20, bNumArq3.hap1.1, whole genome shotgun sequence):
AATTATCCTCCAAGCACCAGCCTTACCTTAAGCAGATTGCTTATGAAAGCCGGGTATTTCAAACCATGTTCAAGAGAAGCTGCTTCGATCCTCGTGATCCAGAGCTGAAAGTGTACAAAttataaaatatgttaaaagtaAACCTTTTTACATGCTGATCTGCTCACACTTAGTACATATAACGATAAGACTGCAGGTCTGAAAATAAGTGCAATATATGCATGTACGAACTTCAGGATGTGAGCTTTTCAGACCATAGAGGGACTATGCTTACTTTAAAATCGTATTTATCACTCACTGGTTAAACGTTTTGAGAGAACCCGCCAGTAGGGAAAATGGCTACTTCAGTTCTGCTCTTCACCCATTTTAATGTTTATACGTAAAACATTTTGCTCTTTACCGCTCTGAGGaatctcttcttctctcttctgGCCTTTGTAGACTTCACGAAAGCCCTGCGAACGCTCCGTACAGCCAGCTTATAGCAACGGTTCTTCCTTCCACGAAAATGCTGAAACGAAACCACCATGTTCTTGGTTCGGTTATCTTTAAGGCTGTTACACCCTTCAGAAATACCAATATGTGCTCGTTTGCACTTTGCAACTCTTCACAACAAGGGTCACAAAATAGTTCGCAAGCATCAGCTAAGCCTTCAGCTggcatttaatgaaaatattcttgcCTTCTTTCACAGCGTGGGAAACCTGAAGCTGAAAAGTTGGAGCAGGATACAAAAAATTTCAGTCTGGCAGGACGGAGCCAGAGCCAGGCCTCGCTTgaggctgcagctccagggagaAGACAACCAGCAAAACCACCTCCAGCGCTTTCAGCCAGGCCCTAAACTCACCCATTTATACCCATTCCTGAGCTGCCCTCTCAGGTTTGTCAGTGTGGATTCAGGGATGGGACGGGAGCctctggtatttcaaaaaccttgCAGCTGCTCAAATAAAAAGCATAAAGAAAGACGTTTACTGGAGCTGCCACTGACACCCAGCTAACGTGAAGCAGGAAGAAGGAGCCGGTGCTGTGCAGTCAGAGAAATAAACGACTACTGCTGGCACTACAATACCAAGATATGGTCACTTAATTCAGCATTTTCTGCCTCAATACTACAGCATTATTTATTCATGCCCATCCCCGTGCTGTGATACGGTATGAAAAACCGGACGCCATTTATgaccttgtcctggtttgagtgacacaggactaattcctcttctaatgcttggcaaaactgcactttttagaagactccagtgtctgaatttattgaaaaatttactttatagccagctctggggtgcgggtttcaaggtctcagtgttttcgagctcaccaggtgcaggggacgaggaggagcgagacccgggcacttgacccaagctgccaacggggttatCTCATACCGTGACTGTCACATTTAATGTAAGTTAGAAAGTTTACTGaggacttctctctctctcccctgatggctgccatcccgagaactccttgccccggtgccggagccctgagctcccgaagccgcagcgctcgcagggtcccacatgggctgggagtgcacggcttcctgggatGGAACGGGCTGGGTATAATCCTGGTGTATTTTATATCGGtgtcgggatcaatactggttcttcagtGTCATTAACGTTAATTATCTAGCCTTACTCAATTCACCTCtcgtgtttccttgctttctccCGACTCCCCGGGAGGGGAGAGGTCCttgggtgacagaataattgtctaaaccaCAATAAATTGCTGTGGGTTCCTCAAATTATAACCGACCCCCGTCCCGCTGGCTGCCCGACCTCCCTCCGCTGGTGCCCGGCTGGCGGACACCCCGACGAGGGGACAAGGCCAGGCCGCTGTCGCGCTCCCCAGGCCGGGACGAGCCCCTACGGTGGGCACtggtggggggacgggggggacggtGTGGGACACTCACCCGCGCGTACTTGAGCACCTCCTGCACCCTCCAGAAGCGGTCGGTGAGGCGGCTGCGCAGCCATCGCGGCGCGCTCAGCAGCACCATCCCCGCGACCCCCCCCGCCGGCAGCGCGGCGCCTTCCGGGGCGGGGACCGGCGGACCCGGGCCCGCACCTTCCGCCGAGGCCCAGCGGCCTTCCCGGGCTGCACCGCCTCGGGGAACGGGGCTGCGCTAGGGGAGATGCTGCTGAAACTCCCTGAGTAAAATAAGAATCGtagtatggtttgggttggaagggatcttaaagcttCTCCACAGGGATCTCCTGTGGGAtctccacagcttctttgggcaacctgggccagggtctcaccaccctcgtaaTGAAAAATGCCTTTCAGAAGTGCTGTCAGCGTTCTGTTCTGCAGGAAGAACATACAGCTCTACTGCTTTCAGttgtttcttaatttttgttgctgttggctgAGCTCTTCTCCAGTTGGATAAGGATATATGTCGTCCCTCAGTGGCTTGGGTGTCAGATGCTGCGGCCTTTCGAAGCTAAATGCAACTGCAGCAGAGTGAATGATGCTCAACAAAGAAAGGTCATTGTCATATTCCTATTAAACTGGAGCATATCGATAATCAGTCACCTGTCTCTGCAGTCTAAAACACTGCTACACAATAACCTGCTATTCGTATGCAAAGGCTCAGCCTTTCATTCTTTAGACACGACGGGCAATCAAGTTTGTTCAGTAAAGTGCTttcagtgaatcatagaatcatggaatgtttagagttggaagggaccttaaaagatcatcgagttccaattcccctgccctggtcagggacacctcccaccagaccaggttgctcaaagccccgtccaacctggccttgaacccctccagggatggggcagccacagcttccctgggcgacctgggccagggtctgaccaccatcacagtaaagaatttatttctagtatcttgtctaaatctctgctttttcaatttaaaaccattaccattcgtcttattgctccactccctgatcaagagtccctccccatgcaATAATAATCCATGTGTCCATAGAGACATGGGGAGGGAGCAGCTTTGCCATTTCACGTTGTCGTTTGTCCTGTAGGTGCTGGAGATGTTTGTGAAGTTCCATGAACACTGTGCTTCACTCGCAGTCACCGTTGAGTTCCCATCTCTGCACCCCTGGGCTAGATCAGACTATATCACTAGCAGTGCTCAAACGAGTGGTGTTAAAGCAGCAGGAAtactttttgtgttgttttcagtGACTAGAAGAATTCCATATTGGGTAGAACGTCTTACAGTATCCTGTGTGTAAGAGATTGTGAgatgtaaaatgaaaatttatgagCTGTAACAAACCACAAGATGGTGCTGTCATTATAGACAGTGGGAAAATTAATTCTTAGCAGCGAGTGTCTCTGCTGTCGGAGAAGAGAACTAATGAATTTGTATGATCATCTTTAATCATTACCAGTTTCAGCATCTCAAAGCAGTGACGCTCCTGTTAGAAATTGCTTCATAACTTGCGCTATCACCAAGACATCTTTCCCACTTAGGAGCAGGTACTTGTTAAGGATGTGGAAATTTCACAGAAATAGAGGCCTGGGGACTCTTCCTTACtatcactgaaaattttaaaatgtcaaagctgtgtggaagggaaagaaatgcagacttaatattttattgttttcacaAGTATcaggctgttttcttttcctatccCTCCTCACTGAAGCATGTATCTTTAACATAGAACAAATCAGCAGGAAGCCTGCAAGACAGGCACAATTTGTTATGAACATCAAGAAACAGATCGTACTGGGTCTGAAAAGAATAAGAATattacaaaatgtttttaaaaaatgtaagtggtaaaaaaattcttcagatcAACCAGCCTGGCTATTCCGAGCTGTTTTCAGTAGCAGAATTATTGATGGTTTCATTGGGTTTgtcatttggttttggttttaaaaccaaaaactCTGTGGTGCCCCAACACCAGCTGAAGTGATTTTTGGGGAGAATTTTTAGTTGGCCAGTACCGAGTTCGCAATCTTTCCGTGCTTTAAGCGTAGCCTTGATTCTACCTCCTatagtttggggttgggttttttttttgtgtgtgtgtgcacatcttGTCCTTTCTCCTCTTCGAAGGCATAAATCCAGcttgaaaaaatattacagatttaAGTCAGTGGTTGTTGGACAGGCATAATAAATACTGAGATTCTTTGGTAGCCTCCATGCCATTTGTCACATTTATTACATCCAATGGCATCTGTTTTCCCCCGCACAGATTGAAGGCTTTATTAACACTGTGGCTGGCCAGTGCAACAGCCGAAAGCAGGGTGGATTCAATAGTTATTTCCCTCTGGGTGTCTGCATAGATCTGGGCAGAGATTTCACATTTTGCAGCTTGAGAGAAGGCTGCTACCCCTGCATCCTCCCCCAGGAGCCATTCAGCCTGAGAATGCAGTGAAGGAAATGGGTGGAACAAGATGAAAATGGACTTTTCACACTCTGATGTCTGTTTTAAAGGttgtttctctctgtattttttgaTATATCTCTTTCATGCATTtattacaaaaacattttcacAGTTCGTTCCCCctttcccagggaagtggctgtccaaacagagctgctcctggggtTTAGAGTCTTGTCAAAAATCGAAATTGATCTGTCGGCTGAAGTGCTTTTGAAATCAATTTTAAACACTTGGATTACCTGGTACACCCTTCAAAAGTATTTCAGTGCTTGACATTCAAAAATGAGAAAGTAGAGGAACATCTTCATATTTGGGAGACAGTTGTCTATTGGTTTTTGACTTACAATGCAGAGCTGTGGCAAACAACTTTAtaatctgtttaaagaaataattttcagatatatttttcattttgaaaaacaaggaaacGCATTATTCCCGTGCGGTACACTGTGGTACCCAAGATGTTCTTTAGCACTCAGCTGGGTGGGGTAACCAGAGACTAGAACAATCTTTCAGAGGGAGGAAATAAGATTGTCAGGGCAGTATTCCACAGGGAAATTCAGCTTATCCTTGTCTCCTTCTACTCCATTCTGTGCTTCTGGTTTCACTTCTCTCCAATGGGGCAGGTTCAGGTTGTCCTGGGCTCCCCATTGTGGCTGGGAAAGTGGAAGGCTGGCTGTGGACAGTCCGGTGCCAGAGACTCCTGGTGCCTGCTGCCCAAAGGGGAGTAATTGCACGCCAGATTTCACACTTCTTTTCCCTTACCCTCCTCCATCAAGGGCAGCTGAATTCAATACAGACAGATGTTGACTTTAATCTGCACTACAAATTAATGTTTTCTCTTATTTACCAGTATATTCCTACTGGAACAAATCAGGCTACAGGCTGCTGGCAGCGCTGTCAGTCTCAGACTCTATTTTTAACGTTCTTCCCCTCTCTTGGCACATCAACTACTTTTTTCTCCACTGAGACAGAACTcagcagaaagaataaataataacaaacaaaacagattaattAAATTCGGTGTCACCTTCAGTgctagaggaaataaaataacttgaGAGAAATCTAGCTTAAGTCATTAGCACCAGTCCCTGGTGAGGAGCAGCACAGCTCCCTCTGCTTTGGGTGAAGAACTGGTCTCTCTCTAGCTCCGGAGTGATGCTGTGTCCTTCCCCTATTCATCTCTAGGGTGAAAGGCTTTTCCCTCCAGCCAGACAATACCAAACAATGAAACACATCCAGCCCAACCAAACCCCACCATGGCCAGGGGAATAGCCTCCATTTATCCATCTGGGATAAATATCAAGTGAAACCAATATTAAAGAAAAGCTACTCTTGTGCTATTTGCTAAACAAAAAGGATTCTATTGGAGATACTGGCTCCCGCTTCtattttctccttcccaaaacaTCATGAAGAAGCTAGAATTTTGCATAAATAACAAACCTTCCATCACCGTTGCCACAGTTCGGTCTGAAAAGATCTTTCACAGCTCGaagtggggtggtgggacgtgggaACCAAGGGCTGAGGAAGGGATGGCCTATCTTCATAACTACAAGTAAAGTTTCCCTTCTCAGCGCAATCCTTTATCTGGGGTGTGAGGATCCTCAGGGCACCAATAAGCCTCAATGGTCCTGATAAGCATCAGCTGAGGCTTCCATCCACACCCTCTGCCCCGGGACCTATTTAAGCTCAGGCCTGGgaatttcccttctctctgagTTGCTGTTGTGGGTTTACACCTCTTTCTGAGACTAGCTAGGCCACCGCCAAGGCTGGTCATGGTCCTTGTCCTGGATTCTGACCTGTGGACTGACTTTCTGGCTTGACTTTAGATCTGCCTTATAATTGTAAGCCTGTCTGAAGGTTTCTTGGTTGAATCTGACCATTATTTCTGAGTCTGCTATTTTCACCTTGCTTAGGTTCTGTGGGATGGAGCCTTTGCTGGCAATCCTCTGTCTTTCCAGTGGGGGTATTGCACTTAGCTCCTCATCTCCTGGGGAGAAGCAAGAATTTAATTAATGCTAAGCTTCCAGCAGCCTCCTCTGGCTGAAGCTTTGCATTTTTCGTATGGGCTTTGAGATGTGTCGATGGTAAGCACAGAACAAAGTGTCCCACAAAGTTATGAGTTATTTCTGCTGTTAGTAGGAATGATACCCCTGACTTGTGATCTGGTACAGATTAGCCAGATGAATTTTTACTGCTGGATACTGATAGAGCTGAAGTTTGTGAGACCCTTTTAGATGTTCAAGAGGCTCTACAAGAAGAGCTATAGGAAAAAATGAAGTGGTAAATGTGGATCAACTAATAATTTTCATAGCTGGGGAACTGTATAATAAGTATGGACATTGTTGAGCTGTTTAAAAGCTACTTATTTGTTTCAAAATGCTTCCTTCTCATAGGTATCACTCATTACACCTTTGAAATCTGTATCCTCACGCAGCTTTTCAGCTCACTTCAATTTTAAAGCCTCTGTTTTGATATTGATTGCATGTGCCAGGTTGCAAATAGTCTCCATTTGTCTCACTGCTTTCTTTCTACAAGTAGCGTGTAACACTTCCAGCCCAGGGTGAGAAGGTACTTTCAGCAGCAAGTGGACAGAATCTGTTTGATTAGAAGGCAGTCCTTCTGGCTATGTGGGCCTGTATCTTTGTAGGGTGGTATTTTACTTCCTGCAGTCAGGAAGATGACTCATATGACACATATGTGCCTTCTAATGGAAATAATGGCCTGTGGCTTGGGAAGCTACATCCAATTTTTAGCTTTGCAAGAAGCCTGGGAAACTCTTTTGGCTCCATGTATGCCTGCTGCCTGTTTCTAAAACTTTCTGGTACTAAAGCAGTAGCAGAAATCAATAATAGTCTGCCATGAGTGATGAATATTGAGCTCAGGCTACTGTGTTTGTGTTGCCCTTCTCACCCCCTGCTAGTGGTATGGCTTTGTCAGAGGCTGGTGCTGAGCTGTGTGGGTATTTGGGATGCAGCTGCCCCAGGTTCATGAACCCTAActtaccatagaatcatggaatggtttgggttgaaagtgaccttaaagatcatcgagttccaacccccctgccctggcagggacacctcccacaagatcaggttgctcaaagccccgtccagtctggtcttgaactcctccagggatggggcagccacagcttccctgggcaacctgggccagggtctcaccaccctcaaagcaaagaatttctttctagtatctgatctaaatctcccctttttcaatttaaaaccattacccctcgtcctaccatCTGGTAGAGCTCTTCTAATGGGCCACCAGGAAATGCTTCATAAGCAGGTCTGTCTGAGTCCTTGGGGAACCTGTCTTAGCCTTAATTCTGCTGTGTGTATTGCTACAGCTGGCGAGTAAATAAGTAAGGCTGATATAAACATACCAAAACACCCAACAATGGCAGGGGGATGGGTGCccaaaatgtacattttttaacaaaagcatttAATGAAGGAAAGCTAGCACTCGTATGTATTATAAAATCATGATTATTATGACATCACTTAACCTTTAGTATTGTATGAACCTCATTTTTCTGATAACCTTTTTCTAGGGCAGAACATTCTGAGAGAAATAGCATCAAGTGGAACATGGGACTCTTGGACTCTTTCCCTGAGCTGTGCCTTCTGGTAAGACCTGTGCTTCCTCAGTTTCCTCTGGAGTTAGGGAAGTTTTCTCCCTCCTGCAATACTATGATCATGCATATATGAATGTGTCTAAAAGGCTACGTAAGTGTGCAGATATCACTcaaattctgaaataatattGATCATATGAGGCAgatgaaataattaataattgcTGTGCCTTTGCTACAGGAATATCAATACAATCTGCAAACAATAACAGTGATGACTGCAGAGAACAAGATTTCTGAGGTGGATAGGGCTTATTGTCAAtttctggaaggttttttttaatctagagcAAAATTGTTGAGAACGAATCAGAGGCAGAATAATTAAAAGGGATCATCTTGACCTGGGAATGTATGGTTTGAGCGTGGCTCTTGGTTGCTGTGTGCTAAATCAGTTCAGCAGTGAGAGAGATGTCAAGGATTGGCTCGCACAGAAAGCAGCTTCAGAACCTACTCTGTAAACAGAGCAGCGTCGCGAAGCTCAGAGAGGAAGGCACTGCTTGGATTGGAGTGCCTGTGAGCGCAGGCAgcggagagcagtgacaccacaCGCGGCTCCAGGCTTTGCTCCCAGCTCTGCGAGGTGTGGGCAAGGACTCCTGCAAGGCAGGGAGTGGAGAAACAGCTGCTCTTTGTTATCTTCACCGGTCACCTCATTTGGATGAGACTTGAGCAGGAATATTCACTTGGGTACAGGGTGAAGAGCATGGAAAGACGATTTGAAGTCAAGGAACTGTCTGAAAGTGCCTAAGCCTGGTATTCTCAGCAAACAGCAGAGCTCGAAGGCGAAGGAGGGTACTAAAGCGAGGTGCTCTCTGGAGCCAAGCAGCCTATCAAAGCTAAGACAGCAACTCTTTGGGACCCCTTGGGATCATAATCCTACgaagaacaacaacaaattcAGGAGCACTATGgattcaaaagcaaaacaatagCTATTGCCAAACTTTAGCAGCCACATCTGCTTTAAAACTGAGGTTGGGACACTGCTGAAAACATTCTGAAAGGAAATAACTTGTGTTGGCCAGATCCTGGGAAAGCAGGTGGCCAAAAGAGGGCTTTCCTTCTTTGCTCCATTATGATCTCTGGTTAAGTGTTCTTGTCCACGTGTGGAAGAGGCCTCTGCAAGTTACTTCCCAGGTCTGTTgccaaaagcaaagaaactatTTTGGATAAGAGTGTGGGCTGATTAGCaaccttcttgaagaatgtctgGCCAGGACACTGAAGACTTTGGAGCAGAAAATGTCTCAGAGAAGTCTAGGATGATTCCTAGCCTTCCACCGTATGACATGAATgaccagctccttcccagggagCCACGGAGTGGATGGTGCTGCTTGGCATGGACCCTGGTGGTAGTCACCATGAACTCCTTGGTCTTTTTAATGAATTTGCTCCTGATGTTTGTTATCTTCACCATTGTCCTGCTTCCTACCATCGTGGTGGTTTACTTTGGCTTCCAATGCCACTCTCGGGTAAGTGAGCCTTGCTCCACTTGGCTGCTAAGAGCCACCTCTAAGGCAGGACCATCCGTAAGGGGTTTATTTTAGAATAGTGGCTGTAAAGACAAGGTTAGACTCCCTGAGCTTTGGGGCTGTTTTCATAAGGGGTGTGTATATGTATAGACTTTCTTCGGGGCAGGTATAGCCTGGGCTGACAAGAGCAGGTTGATGGTGGTTCATTCTGAGCCGTGGGCTCCTGGTTGTAGAAGGGAGTGGTCTCTCTGCTCGGTGACACAGCTATCAGCAAGGCTGGCATGTGCGTTTGTCTAGGGAAGTACAGGCTTTATGGTTTCTGGACTAATTGTCTTAAAGTAGTTGGTTGGCACCCATAAGTTGTCAGTAGCCAGAAAGGCTCTCACTGGagaggcagagcagggacagaaGCTGCCTGTGACTGCCCAGCTCCTCGTGGACTGAGACGGAGTGAGACCCCTTGGTCCCAATCCCCTCTGTGCTGCACTTTGTACAGTTATTTAACTGTAAAGTGATGAGAGATAAACCTATAGTACTTCACAACAAGCTTGCATGAAATGCCAGTCTTGTGGGCACCTCTGAGTGCTGGCAGGAGTgagttaaatacatttttacccATCACTTCTTCCAGTATTGTGGGAAATGGAAGCTTAATTGGGCAATATAGTTATATTCCTATGAAAATAACAAGCAGCTGTGACAGGTCAGGTGAATACACTCCCTGGCTTGGCAGAactgctgtttgcattttaatgtcacaatatttctctattttctgtgACCTCTGTTGCCTGAACTCTGTAATTCACCCAGGTCCTGCGTGGGCTCTGGTAGGGTTTGCTACTTTCCGTTTAAGCAAGCCTTCCATAGTTTGTCATATTTGATCTGCCTAATGACTAATTATAGCACTAGTAAAGTCTAACAGAATATATAATCCCCTTATGCCAATCTAACATTCAGGTGTGCTCCCAAATGTGCTGTACAGTTTCTCACACCAGCAAACGAGCCTGCTTTGCCAGTAAGGGCTGTGTGCATGTCTGTTCCAGTGTGCTGCTGTCCTCTGCGTTTTTAGTTCACTAATTTACCCCGAGGAGCTGTGAACGTGTGGTAAAAGCGCCCATTCTGTAGGTGGAATCTTACTTTGCTCAATGCAGGTCCCTTAAACCCTGGGACACAACAGCAGGCTAAGACATACCGCTTACTGCAGGCATTTATAGCTTTGACTGGGGGATGTGCTGTAATTTTCCAATAAAACCATTGTGTTGTGTTACTCGGCTGATGTCCCAGTGACATGAGCTGTCAGCCTGCAGCTCCCTGTCCCAAAGCTCCCTGACAAAGGGACTGTGCTGCTATTGTATCCTCAGTACCGATGTATTTGCTGGTCTGAGAAGTTCACCTCTGAATTTTATCGCCCTGAAATTATGACAACTCATAGAGCTGCTGTTATTGAAAAGGTTTTCCTGATCCTGCAAACTAACGAACGGGGAAATGTCTGTCATGGTGATTGTTTTGTGTAACAGGGCAGACCCAAGTGCTGCTGCTGGTTGGAGTGAAGCATAATTCATAAAGAAGTCATGTACCTCTGGACCAGGCAATTCCCTCTATGGCTCTGACACCTGGAGATGTTTTAACACAGGATGCAAATGTGTGGAAGGCTCTGGAGGGCCTACAgagggcaaaaggggctcagagGGGTCCTGATCTACCTGGTAGTTGTGCAAACCTCCTTCATTGTGGGTTGCAACACTTCCCTTTTACAGTCTGTGGCTGTTATGATTTTTGCATACAAAAGGGCAGGTGCGTAGAATGACTTTTGACTTATCGAAGGGTAAGTCTTCACAAGCAATAACCTAATAAATTCTCCTTGGGAGAAAGTTCAGTGTGGGCCTTGGTAAAATGCTGGTCTTTCTCCACAAGTGCAGTGCGGGTACAGGCTCTGTAAGACATGAGGCTTTTTAGGGTAGGTTTAAAATGAGATTGTCTGCGAAGCcctgaaataaatttttcttaTGATCTGGAACTGGTCCTTGAAAGTCATAAATAGGGACTTCAAATTGGAcccaaaatggggaaaaagtatGAGGACTGCTGTGCAGAATTACCCCTTCCAGCTTCACTCTGCTTGACCCTCACCTTGGAAAACCTCAAGTTCTGCTTTGCACACACAGTGCTCTCCAGTCAAAGGCTTTGAGGAGATGCAAAAGGTTTTCGAGTGCAGTCAGGTACATCAGCAGTGAGAGCAGCCGTGTTGCTCTTAGCTGTAAGGAGTCTTTCAACCCAGACTTCTCTTCAATAGGCATAGAGAGGGATTGCGGCAATATGGCTTGACAAGAGTGGTCCTTTCTCTTTGGGTTACCGCTTTTCAATGCCTTCCTAGTAGCCAGAGGCCAATTTCTGTACTGCAGATCCattagatggatttttttttttttaaagtatgatgGGTTGTGTTTCTTGTACTGCTGAAAGAATATGGCAAAAGGCAAGGCagctgggggacgtgggggtTGCCTGTAGCATTTGATAATGCAGGACATCTGAGTGGCTTGAGTCAGATCTCCTGCTGCCAGGATGAAAGGAGGGCTTTAAATGCCACTCAAAAAGGACCGGTTAATGTGCTGGATGCTTTGCAGCAGCATGGGGTGAATGGGCTTTCCTGGCAGATCTTGCAGTGGGAGGAGACGTGAGAAGGTAGAAATGGGTACAGCGTGTACACAGAGGAGAGAACACAAAGGGGTCTGTTCCAGGGCAGGAGTCTGGAGAGTCTCCAGCCAGTGGGTAGCTATGGAACGACCAACCTCTGTCTGGAGAATCAAAAAGCatcttgctgtattttatttactttgttatAATTTCCAGTGAGTTGTGCCACCCACACtgatgcagcagcaggaggccttTTTATTTGGTTTCTGCCTATCAAATGCTAAGCTGTGCGATTCTGATGATGTAATAAAGATTAGTGTTTCCTGCTTCGGGATCAATGTGCAGTGCTCTCATCATAGTGATGCTGGAATAATTGAGAGCTTGATTAAAATGTCAGTCACATAATGTAGCCTAAAGATTGCTGGGCTCAGcttggagagagggaagaggggtGTCCTTCTGTGGAAGCACTAAAAACTCAAGCGTACTTTGGTCACCAGGTCTGTGACAAGCTCTGTCTCTCTTCCCACAGGTGCTGCACTCAGCTGCCCGTTACTGCAGAAGCATCTTGGATGACAACAGCTCTTCTGCCCTCATTATCCTTGGCTTCGTCATCATGTCCCCTCTCATTGTGGTGGCCATGGCTATCTACTGCAGCCTGGCAAGGCGTCTCCGCCTCTTCATGTGCTTCCAGCCGTACAGCAGGGCTGTGTACAAGGGGGTG
Coding sequences:
- the TMEM278 gene encoding transmembrane protein 88B translates to MSGQDTEDFGAENVSEKSRMIPSLPPYDMNDQLLPREPRSGWCCLAWTLVVVTMNSLVFLMNLLLMFVIFTIVLLPTIVVVYFGFQCHSRVLHSAARYCRSILDDNSSSALIILGFVIMSPLIVVAMAIYCSLARRLRLFMCFQPYSRAVYKGVKWRWYEEGGLCSCAKGWNTQVKAWV
- the MRPL20 gene encoding large ribosomal subunit protein bL20m encodes the protein MVLLSAPRWLRSRLTDRFWRVQEVLKYARHFRGRKNRCYKLAVRSVRRAFVKSTKARREKKRFLRALWITRIEAASLEHGLKYPAFISNLLKSQVELNRKVIADLAIYEPKTFKSLAALAQRRRQEGFLAALGDGKEPEGIFSRIVHHY